From the genome of Mycobacterium dioxanotrophicus, one region includes:
- a CDS encoding fumarylacetoacetate hydrolase family protein: MTISVLRTTDTWWVRTPDGAARIQTSAATTGALLADRAAIDAARSGESVSLESLELLSPVTAGCRVIAQMTNFESHVRDAGMDPTTIPLTFFRKSSASISGPFCDIVKPPHVRLLDYEVEIGLVIGRDIPVGTTLSEADLAGAIAGLVITNDVSARDVQLPQTQFYEAKSYPTFTPVGPELVLLDADELKRFGDLRLRLSVNGEQRQNALVEGDMLYRPLQALQSLTRFQDLSAGDLILTGTPVGTALSAPPKPIEIIGNLLPPALKWKAFFKRQAANPKYLKDGDVVEATIATDDAAIDLGAQRMRVRW; encoded by the coding sequence ATGACGATTTCCGTGCTCCGTACCACCGACACGTGGTGGGTCAGGACGCCCGACGGCGCCGCCCGCATCCAGACCAGCGCCGCCACCACCGGCGCCCTGCTGGCCGACCGGGCCGCCATCGACGCGGCACGATCGGGCGAGTCGGTGTCACTGGAAAGCCTGGAACTGCTGTCTCCTGTCACCGCTGGGTGCCGGGTGATCGCCCAGATGACCAACTTCGAATCCCATGTCCGCGACGCCGGTATGGATCCGACAACGATTCCCCTGACGTTCTTCCGCAAGTCCTCGGCGTCCATCAGCGGGCCGTTCTGCGACATCGTCAAGCCGCCGCATGTTCGGCTACTGGATTATGAGGTGGAGATCGGCCTCGTCATCGGACGCGATATCCCAGTGGGGACAACCCTTTCCGAAGCAGACCTGGCCGGGGCTATCGCCGGGCTGGTGATCACCAACGACGTGTCCGCGCGCGACGTCCAGTTGCCGCAGACCCAGTTCTACGAGGCCAAGTCCTATCCGACGTTCACGCCGGTCGGGCCCGAACTGGTGCTGCTCGACGCCGACGAACTCAAGCGGTTCGGTGATCTGCGGCTGCGCCTGAGCGTCAATGGTGAACAGCGGCAGAACGCACTGGTCGAGGGCGACATGCTGTACCGCCCACTGCAAGCCCTGCAGTCGCTGACCCGTTTTCAGGATCTGTCGGCAGGCGACCTGATCCTGACCGGCACCCCGGTCGGCACCGCACTCAGCGCCCCACCGAAACCGATCGAGATCATCGGCAATCTGCTGCCGCCGGCGCTGAAGTGGAAGGCATTCTTCAAACGCCAGGCCGCCAATCCGAAATACCTCAAGGACGGTGACGTCGTCGAGGCCACCATCGCCACCGACGACGCAGCTATCGACCTTGGGGCGCAACGTATGCGCGTGCGGTGGTGA
- the mhpA gene encoding bifunctional 3-(3-hydroxy-phenyl)propionate/3-hydroxycinnamic acid hydroxylase MhpA, with translation MNHHPVVIIGAGPTGVTAATLLAQYGVDALVLDRWPDVYPQPRAVHLDDEIYRVIDRLGIAEEFSAISRPALGLRLLDDDLRVLNEFRRDPAHSPNGFPQATMFDQPEFEKLLRDNLSRYPHIRLWGGAEVVDIEPGTPARITVAAGTTMHTLTADYVLGCDGANSVVRTRIGSTMRDLRFEQRWLVVDVATTADLHQWEGVHQVCSTRRAGTYMRIGATRYRWEFRLLPGESAADFSTLSALRPLIAPWTAEVTEDRLELVRVTEYTFRAQVADRWRRGNIFLLGDAAHLTPPFIGQGMGAGLRDAVNLTWKLAGVLHGSLDPAELDTYESERIPHARSMIGLALNVGRAMTAGGRFGRLARRVVVPRLHLVPVLRRRVLDSRTPSLRPAGPGKLAGRLCPNPVLDDGTRLDTRLGPGFAVLSVRALTDAESARVAACGATTYIDSIGAVGDWLRRGHAVAAVVRPDRTVACAGRDVRALLDALPTFHTPARRMP, from the coding sequence GTGAACCACCATCCGGTCGTCATCATCGGCGCCGGCCCGACCGGGGTCACCGCAGCCACCCTGCTGGCCCAGTACGGCGTCGACGCGCTGGTGCTGGACCGGTGGCCCGATGTCTACCCGCAGCCCCGTGCGGTGCATCTCGACGACGAGATCTACCGCGTCATCGACCGGCTCGGCATCGCCGAGGAGTTCTCGGCGATCTCGCGACCTGCGTTGGGGCTGCGGTTGCTCGACGACGACCTGCGGGTCTTGAACGAGTTCCGCCGCGATCCCGCGCACAGTCCCAACGGCTTCCCGCAGGCCACCATGTTCGACCAGCCGGAGTTCGAAAAGCTGTTACGCGACAACCTTTCCCGGTACCCGCACATCCGATTGTGGGGTGGCGCCGAGGTGGTCGACATCGAACCCGGCACGCCCGCGCGCATCACCGTCGCCGCGGGGACGACCATGCACACCCTCACCGCCGACTACGTGCTCGGGTGTGACGGCGCGAACAGTGTGGTGCGCACCCGAATCGGCTCAACGATGCGTGATCTTCGCTTCGAGCAGCGCTGGTTGGTCGTCGACGTCGCCACCACCGCTGACCTGCACCAGTGGGAGGGTGTGCATCAGGTGTGCAGCACCCGCCGAGCCGGCACCTACATGCGGATCGGCGCTACCCGCTACCGTTGGGAGTTCCGGCTGCTGCCAGGAGAATCCGCCGCCGACTTCTCGACGCTGTCCGCGCTACGCCCGCTGATCGCGCCGTGGACGGCCGAAGTCACCGAGGACCGACTGGAACTCGTGCGCGTCACCGAATACACCTTCCGCGCGCAAGTGGCCGACCGCTGGCGCCGAGGGAACATCTTCCTACTGGGCGACGCGGCCCATCTCACCCCGCCGTTCATCGGCCAGGGCATGGGCGCCGGCCTGCGCGACGCTGTGAACCTGACCTGGAAGCTGGCGGGTGTCCTGCACGGCAGTCTCGACCCTGCGGAGCTGGACACCTACGAGTCCGAACGAATACCCCATGCCCGCAGCATGATCGGGTTGGCGCTCAACGTCGGACGGGCGATGACCGCAGGCGGCCGATTCGGCCGTCTGGCGCGCCGCGTCGTGGTGCCCCGACTACATCTCGTCCCGGTCCTGCGCCGCAGGGTGCTCGATTCGCGCACCCCGTCGCTGCGGCCGGCCGGGCCCGGAAAGCTGGCCGGCCGGTTGTGCCCGAACCCGGTCCTGGACGACGGAACACGACTAGACACCCGGCTCGGCCCTGGTTTCGCGGTGCTGAGTGTCCGGGCGTTGACCGATGCCGAATCCGCCCGCGTCGCCGCGTGCGGTGCCACGACGTATATTGATTCCATTGGTGCCGTTGGTGATTGGCTGCGGCGCGGTCATGCCGTCGCGGCCGTCGTGCGTCCGGACCGCACTGTGGCCTGCGCCGGACGCGACGTGCGCGCCCTGCTCGACGCCTTGCCCACCTTCCACACCCCGGCCAGGAGGATGCCATGA
- a CDS encoding cytochrome P450: protein MTTVAEYPANIYTTDAILNPYPHYQRMRRLGPAVWLNRHKCFALPRYPECKATLRDDQQFLSDHSVALNALCNRLSRGTTLASDGDEHARRRKLVAHRLLPRALRGVSDAVDDQARSVVEAAVARGTVDGVDLATALPLAVVPDLVGWPRDQREHLLAWGAASFDILGPLNWQAIKALPRAVQMVRFVRRVVAERRVVPGSIVDELLHAADDGVLAHDDCPALMIDYIAPSLDTTISAIPNALYLLGTHPEQWQRLKEDPALIPGAVNEIVRYESPLRAFARRVSCDTEIAGVAIPSGAQVLVMYASANRDEDEWDRAEVFDIGRDAGRHMGFGNGAHACAGQGLARLETTAMLQALLRRVDRIEVVGEPEWAVNNIIRRHRRLPLRLIAA from the coding sequence ATGACCACCGTTGCGGAGTACCCGGCGAACATCTACACAACCGACGCCATCCTCAACCCCTACCCCCACTATCAGCGGATGCGCCGGCTCGGCCCGGCGGTATGGCTCAACCGGCACAAGTGTTTCGCACTGCCGCGTTATCCCGAGTGCAAGGCCACGCTGCGCGACGACCAACAGTTCCTGTCCGATCACAGCGTTGCACTGAACGCCTTGTGCAACAGGCTGTCCCGCGGAACCACACTGGCCAGTGATGGTGACGAGCACGCGCGGCGGCGCAAACTGGTCGCGCACCGGCTGCTGCCGCGGGCTCTGCGGGGCGTCAGCGACGCCGTCGACGATCAGGCACGCAGTGTCGTGGAGGCCGCCGTCGCCCGCGGCACCGTCGACGGTGTGGACCTCGCGACCGCGCTGCCGCTGGCCGTGGTGCCCGACCTGGTCGGCTGGCCCCGCGACCAACGCGAACATCTGCTGGCTTGGGGTGCCGCCAGCTTCGACATCCTGGGCCCGCTCAATTGGCAAGCAATCAAAGCGCTTCCACGCGCCGTTCAGATGGTTCGATTCGTCCGGCGGGTGGTCGCCGAACGTCGCGTCGTTCCCGGCAGCATCGTCGACGAACTGCTGCACGCCGCCGACGACGGTGTCCTGGCCCACGACGACTGCCCGGCCTTGATGATCGATTACATCGCCCCGTCGCTGGACACCACCATCAGCGCCATCCCCAACGCGCTGTATCTGCTGGGCACGCATCCCGAACAGTGGCAGCGGCTCAAGGAGGATCCCGCGCTGATCCCCGGCGCCGTCAACGAGATCGTGCGCTACGAATCACCGCTGCGCGCGTTCGCCCGCAGAGTCAGCTGCGACACCGAGATCGCCGGTGTCGCAATCCCGTCGGGTGCACAGGTCCTGGTGATGTACGCGTCGGCCAACCGTGACGAGGACGAATGGGACCGGGCCGAGGTTTTCGACATCGGTCGCGATGCCGGCCGTCACATGGGATTCGGCAATGGTGCTCACGCCTGCGCAGGACAGGGGCTGGCGCGGCTGGAAACCACCGCGATGTTGCAGGCCCTGCTGCGCCGCGTCGACCGCATCGAAGTGGTCGGCGAGCCCGAGTGGGCGGTCAACAACATCATCCGCAGGCACCGCCGGCTGCCGCTGCGCCTGATCGCCGCCTGA
- a CDS encoding LOG family protein encodes MNICVFLSAADLDERYTGPALDFAELVGARGNTLVWGGSDTGLMKVVADGVRAGGGRLVGISVDFLRHQAKADADEMVFTRDLAERKATLLARSDAIVVLVGGLGTMDELTEILELRKHGRHDKPVVLLNTSGFYDGLLVQLRRMEQDGFLPIPLDELVHITDDANDALAYLERALAR; translated from the coding sequence GTGAACATCTGTGTCTTCCTGTCCGCTGCGGACCTCGACGAGCGCTACACCGGGCCGGCGCTGGACTTCGCCGAACTCGTCGGTGCCCGCGGGAACACCTTGGTGTGGGGCGGATCCGACACCGGGTTGATGAAGGTCGTCGCCGACGGAGTGCGGGCCGGCGGGGGCCGGCTGGTGGGTATCTCGGTGGATTTCTTGCGCCACCAGGCAAAAGCGGACGCCGACGAGATGGTCTTCACGCGTGACCTGGCCGAGCGCAAGGCCACGTTACTGGCCCGAAGCGACGCCATCGTGGTGCTGGTCGGCGGCCTGGGCACAATGGACGAGCTGACCGAGATCCTGGAACTGCGCAAGCATGGCCGGCACGACAAGCCCGTCGTGCTGCTCAATACCTCCGGCTTCTACGACGGTCTGCTGGTGCAACTGCGTCGAATGGAGCAGGACGGGTTTCTGCCGATTCCACTGGACGAGTTGGTGCACATCACCGACGATGCGAACGATGCGCTGGCGTATCTGGAACGCGCGCTCGCTCGGTAG
- a CDS encoding LmeA family phospholipid-binding protein, producing the protein MSTPPQRPGQPGWRGRGAPPPDPATQRLRPPEPPTERLRPPPPRPRPGQPEPPTEQLRAHRPPADSPATEKLTRQRPPSGERAPKKPRRWQVVVLVVVIVVALIVGGLAGAELYARHRAGTLLADVTQCVVQDGATISFGVSPPFLWQHITGHYTNISVDTAGNQVQAAKGMTADVSLSDIRLQGDANSKGTIGSLTATLSWTSAGIKNTVAENLPFVGDLLTDVHTDTAAGTLILEAAGGTSITAKPVVTNGDLNLQVLDATGPFSKDAVQSALDGLTKKLNDNYPLGIHADSVEVTSTGVVGKFSSQNASIPNGEANSCFASI; encoded by the coding sequence GTGTCGACACCGCCGCAACGCCCCGGACAACCTGGTTGGCGCGGTCGGGGAGCGCCACCGCCCGACCCCGCGACCCAGCGGCTGCGGCCACCCGAGCCGCCGACCGAACGGCTGAGACCCCCTCCGCCGCGACCGCGGCCGGGCCAACCCGAACCACCGACCGAGCAGTTGCGCGCCCACCGGCCACCGGCCGACAGCCCGGCCACCGAGAAGCTCACCCGCCAGCGTCCGCCGTCGGGTGAGCGTGCACCGAAGAAGCCGCGGCGTTGGCAGGTCGTCGTCCTGGTCGTGGTCATCGTCGTCGCGCTGATCGTCGGCGGACTGGCCGGTGCCGAACTGTATGCCCGGCACCGGGCGGGGACGCTGCTGGCCGACGTCACGCAGTGCGTCGTGCAGGACGGCGCCACCATCTCGTTCGGGGTGAGTCCGCCGTTCCTGTGGCAGCACATCACCGGCCACTACACCAATATCTCCGTCGATACCGCCGGTAACCAGGTCCAAGCGGCCAAGGGGATGACGGCCGACGTGAGCCTGTCCGACATCCGCTTGCAGGGCGATGCCAATTCGAAGGGCACCATCGGATCGCTCACCGCGACCCTGTCCTGGACCTCGGCCGGGATCAAGAACACGGTGGCCGAGAACCTGCCGTTCGTCGGAGACCTGCTCACCGACGTGCACACCGACACCGCCGCGGGCACCCTCATCCTCGAAGCTGCGGGCGGTACCAGCATCACCGCCAAGCCCGTCGTCACCAACGGTGACCTGAACCTGCAGGTGCTCGACGCCACCGGCCCGTTCTCCAAGGACGCCGTGCAGTCGGCGCTCGACGGGCTCACCAAGAAGCTGAATGACAACTACCCGTTGGGTATCCACGCCGACAGTGTCGAGGTGACGAGCACCGGTGTGGTCGGCAAGTTCTCCAGTCAGAACGCGTCAATTCCCAACGGGGAAGCCAACTCCTGCTTTGCGAGCATCTGA